One Novosphingobium sp. EMRT-2 DNA segment encodes these proteins:
- the ileS gene encoding isoleucine--tRNA ligase produces the protein MTEQRDYRNTVFLPKTDFPMKAGLPQKEPGILARWQEQDLYRKLRDARAGREKFILHDGPPYANGDMHIGHALNHILKDMVCRTQSLLGKDAPYVPGWDCHGLPIEWKVEEEYRKKKKNKDEVPPREFRAECRAYAQKWVDVQREQLKRLGINGDWDHPYLTMDFQAEATIVGELLKFAENQMLYRGAKPVMWSPVEKTALAEAEVEYEDIVSTQVDVAFEITESPIAELVGAHAVIWTTTPWTIPVNQALAYGPDVDYVHAIINWTWTKDEDPQGIQYGQYFVVAEPLIESLAARMGACGTDDGRKIDNVTVSILSRFKGSDLAGTIARHPMHHLGGFFARPRPLLAGDFVTTDSGTGLVHMAPDHGEDDFLLCKAHGIDPVFAVEGDGKYRADWAWLGGEGSVINPKFNAPDGPICTALSEAGGLLAASADYRHSYPHSWRSKAKVIFRCTPQWFVPMDRVMTHISPKTPGENRWETEGGAINPAEEALCAAPTLRQAAMAAIAETRFVPEKGRNRIGAMVEGRPDWVLSRQRAWGVPITLFVDRKTGQYLVDPAVNDRIINAIRAEGVDAWSDEAAQALLGPDYDAADYERVADILDVWFDSGSTHAFVLESGRWPDLLRPEGYQGPHADLYLEGSDQHRGWFQSSLLEACATRGHAPYKGVLTHGFTMDAKGMKMSKSLGNTISPIDLMRDYGADILRLWALSVDFTEDHRIGKEILAGVADQYRKLRNTFRYLLGALDGFGEDEKLPVGEMPELERYMLVLLEWLDGTLRQAVADYDYNTYVRALSEFCNEDLSAFFFDIRKDSLYCDAPSDAKRRAYRTVLDVLFHALVRYAAPVLVFTAEEVWQTRFPGSDSVHLLEWPVVPVSVVEEDRWAELRALRTTVNEAIEPLRREKVLGSGLEAQVLVPEGAPEANLAELFITGTVVRGQDDGVTVTRTHDHKCGRCWRHLPEVAEDGALCARCETVVAELDAKSDGQPA, from the coding sequence ATGACCGAACAGCGCGACTACCGAAACACCGTCTTCCTGCCGAAGACCGATTTCCCGATGAAGGCCGGACTCCCGCAGAAGGAGCCGGGCATTCTCGCGCGCTGGCAGGAACAGGACCTCTACCGCAAGCTGCGCGATGCGCGCGCCGGGCGCGAGAAGTTCATCCTCCACGATGGCCCGCCCTATGCCAATGGCGACATGCACATCGGCCATGCGCTGAACCATATCCTCAAGGACATGGTCTGCCGCACGCAGAGCCTGCTGGGCAAGGACGCGCCCTATGTGCCCGGCTGGGACTGCCACGGGCTGCCGATCGAATGGAAGGTCGAGGAGGAATACCGCAAGAAGAAGAAGAACAAGGACGAGGTGCCGCCGCGCGAATTCCGCGCCGAATGCCGCGCCTATGCCCAGAAGTGGGTGGACGTGCAGCGCGAACAGTTGAAGCGCCTCGGCATCAACGGCGACTGGGACCACCCGTACCTGACGATGGACTTCCAGGCGGAGGCGACGATCGTCGGCGAACTGCTCAAGTTCGCCGAGAACCAGATGCTCTATCGCGGCGCCAAGCCGGTGATGTGGAGCCCGGTGGAAAAGACCGCGCTGGCCGAGGCCGAGGTCGAATACGAGGACATCGTTTCGACTCAGGTGGACGTGGCGTTCGAGATCACGGAATCGCCGATCGCGGAACTGGTCGGCGCGCACGCGGTGATCTGGACGACGACGCCGTGGACGATCCCGGTGAACCAGGCGCTCGCGTATGGGCCGGACGTTGACTATGTCCACGCGATCATCAACTGGACGTGGACCAAAGACGAAGATCCGCAAGGTATCCAGTACGGTCAGTATTTTGTCGTTGCCGAGCCGCTGATCGAATCCCTTGCCGCCCGGATGGGCGCTTGCGGCACTGACGATGGGCGGAAGATCGACAACGTCACCGTTTCGATCCTATCACGTTTCAAAGGCTCCGACCTCGCCGGCACCATCGCCCGCCACCCGATGCACCACCTCGGCGGATTCTTCGCCAGGCCCCGCCCGCTGCTCGCCGGCGATTTCGTCACCACCGACAGCGGCACGGGCCTTGTCCACATGGCGCCCGACCATGGCGAGGACGACTTCCTGCTGTGCAAGGCGCACGGGATCGATCCGGTCTTCGCGGTCGAGGGCGACGGCAAGTACCGCGCGGACTGGGCGTGGCTGGGCGGCGAAGGCAGCGTCATCAATCCGAAGTTCAATGCGCCCGACGGGCCGATCTGCACCGCGCTGAGCGAGGCGGGCGGGCTGCTGGCGGCAAGCGCGGATTACAGGCACTCCTACCCGCATTCGTGGCGCTCCAAGGCCAAGGTGATCTTCCGCTGCACGCCGCAGTGGTTCGTGCCGATGGACCGGGTGATGACGCACATCTCGCCCAAGACGCCGGGCGAGAACCGTTGGGAAACCGAAGGCGGCGCGATCAACCCGGCGGAGGAGGCGCTGTGCGCCGCGCCCACGCTGCGGCAGGCGGCGATGGCCGCCATCGCCGAAACGCGCTTCGTGCCCGAAAAGGGCCGCAACCGCATCGGCGCGATGGTCGAAGGCCGGCCCGACTGGGTGCTGAGCCGCCAGCGCGCGTGGGGCGTGCCGATCACGCTGTTCGTTGATCGCAAGACCGGCCAGTACCTTGTCGATCCGGCGGTGAACGACCGCATCATCAACGCCATCCGCGCCGAAGGCGTCGATGCCTGGTCGGACGAGGCGGCGCAGGCCCTGCTGGGGCCGGACTACGATGCCGCCGACTACGAGCGCGTGGCCGACATTCTCGACGTGTGGTTCGATTCGGGCAGCACCCATGCCTTCGTGCTGGAATCGGGCCGCTGGCCCGACCTGCTGCGGCCCGAAGGCTATCAGGGGCCGCACGCGGACCTCTATCTGGAAGGGTCGGACCAGCACCGCGGCTGGTTCCAGTCCTCGCTGCTGGAAGCCTGCGCCACGCGCGGCCACGCGCCCTACAAGGGCGTGCTGACCCATGGCTTCACCATGGACGCCAAGGGCATGAAGATGTCCAAGTCGCTGGGCAACACGATCAGCCCGATCGACCTGATGCGCGATTATGGCGCGGACATCCTGCGGCTGTGGGCGCTGTCGGTGGATTTCACCGAGGACCACCGTATCGGCAAGGAAATCCTGGCCGGGGTGGCCGACCAGTACCGCAAGCTGCGCAACACCTTCCGCTACCTGCTGGGCGCGCTCGACGGGTTCGGCGAGGACGAGAAGCTGCCGGTGGGCGAGATGCCCGAACTGGAGCGCTACATGCTCGTCCTGCTCGAATGGCTGGACGGCACGCTGCGGCAGGCGGTGGCGGACTATGACTACAACACCTATGTCCGCGCGCTGAGCGAGTTCTGCAACGAGGACTTGTCCGCGTTCTTCTTCGATATCCGCAAGGATTCGCTCTACTGCGATGCGCCTTCGGACGCGAAGCGCCGCGCCTATCGCACCGTGCTCGACGTGCTGTTCCACGCGCTGGTGCGCTATGCCGCGCCGGTGCTGGTCTTCACGGCGGAGGAAGTGTGGCAGACGCGCTTCCCCGGCAGCGACAGCGTTCATCTGCTGGAATGGCCGGTGGTGCCGGTCTCGGTGGTGGAAGAGGACCGCTGGGCCGAACTGCGCGCGCTGCGGACCACGGTGAACGAGGCGATCGAGCCGCTGCGCCGCGAGAAGGTGCTCGGATCGGGGCTGGAAGCGCAAGTGCTGGTGCCCGAGGGCGCGCCGGAGGCCAATCTGGCTGAACTGTTCATCACCGGGACAGTCGTGCGCGGGCAGGATGACGGCGTGACCGTCACCCGAACCCACGACCACAAGTGCGGCCGTTGCTGGCGCCATCTGCCCGAAGTGGCCGAAGACGGCGCGCTGTGCGCGCGCTGCGAAACGGTGGTCGCGGAACTGGACGCAAAGTCGGATGGGCAGCCGGCGTGA
- the lspA gene encoding signal peptidase II: MTVSGRRLAGFALALLTFAVDRGVKALMTGRLALADVGAIELLPFFDLRWTENYGVSLGMFTATSAEMRYGLILVTATIALGVAVWMLREKVLGDIVGLALVLGGALGNIYDRVSRGFVIDYADLHFGEWRPFLIFNIADAAITFGVLILLARSLLSREKPANGADAEADAAATENA, encoded by the coding sequence GTGACCGTTTCCGGCCGTCGCCTTGCCGGCTTCGCGCTGGCGCTGCTCACGTTCGCGGTGGATCGCGGCGTCAAGGCGCTGATGACCGGCCGGCTCGCGCTGGCCGACGTGGGCGCGATCGAGCTGCTGCCGTTCTTCGACTTGCGCTGGACCGAGAACTACGGCGTTTCGCTGGGCATGTTCACGGCCACCTCGGCCGAGATGCGCTATGGCCTGATCCTGGTGACCGCCACGATCGCGCTGGGCGTCGCCGTGTGGATGCTGCGCGAAAAGGTGCTGGGCGATATCGTCGGCCTCGCGCTCGTGCTGGGCGGCGCGCTCGGCAATATCTACGACCGCGTGTCGCGCGGCTTCGTGATCGATTACGCCGACCTTCATTTCGGGGAATGGCGCCCGTTCCTGATTTTCAACATCGCCGATGCCGCCATCACCTTCGGCGTGCTGATACTGCTTGCCCGGTCGCTGCTTTCGCGCGAAAAGCCCGCCAATGGCGCGGATGCCGAAGCTGATGCCGCCGCCACGGAGAATGCCTGA
- a CDS encoding DUF3035 domain-containing protein, with translation MRKAATLCLLVSGAGLLSACGAGGSLFNRVRPDEFAVTRQAPLVVPPDFALTPPNPGAPRPQDVDSGKQALEALFGGPAPRSAVETDVINRSGASAAGIRSSVGDPDTKTVAKGNTLRDILAAPQGDGAEAQANIPG, from the coding sequence ATGCGTAAAGCCGCCACTCTTTGCCTTCTCGTCTCGGGCGCGGGCCTGCTGTCCGCCTGCGGCGCGGGCGGCTCGCTGTTCAATCGCGTGCGACCCGATGAATTCGCGGTGACGCGCCAGGCGCCGCTGGTGGTGCCGCCCGATTTCGCGCTGACCCCGCCCAACCCCGGCGCGCCGCGCCCGCAGGACGTCGATTCCGGCAAGCAGGCGCTGGAAGCGCTGTTCGGCGGCCCGGCCCCGCGCAGCGCGGTGGAGACCGACGTCATCAACCGTTCGGGCGCTTCGGCCGCCGGCATCCGCAGCTCGGTGGGCGATCCCGACACGAAGACCGTCGCCAAGGGCAATACGCTGCGCGACATCCTGGCCGCGCCGCAGGGCGACGGCGCCGAGGCGCAGGCGAATATTCCCGGCTGA
- a CDS encoding adenylate/guanylate cyclase domain-containing protein: MDIETPPARPGRIARLGRLTITRKFVGLSVTLLAIMLAAAVYAFVQSAKVNRETALLVEVLEPLKREVATIEEFAAEEELASERALRYGGPQVRDPALHESYLERFRALNTRVDSQLAQLDTHISRFATMPVSNDVAVFLGRLQLETEAVRREHAAYRAAMDAFLDPEAPAMVDGVRLRQTAAMDAERRVLAAMERMSREASVLSAKDERQLEALERRGFLVTVENLVLAVFAFLAGAVISVLLTRRMLTPVRSLIAGAEEVGRGNLEVSLPATTHDELGQLTTAFSAMVEELRQKVALKNTFSSYMDPRVVDRLLGANRAELEAGEKREMTVYFSDVQGFSAISETLTPTALVRLVNRYLTLAAEPIHRHHGVIDKYIGDAVMAYWGPPFALEEPALSAVTAALEQREQIARLQRELPELLGLRRGAPSVSARIGLATGDVVVGSIGSAASRNFTIMGDAVNVASRLESANKTYGTLILADEATMLKVRHRIEAREIDLLAAPGKSEAVRIYELLGEIGEVGPDLLAARDAHAHALALYRAREWDKAEAAFAETLRILPEDGPARVFLTRIAAFRSAPPPADWAGIWLSPEK, from the coding sequence ATGGACATCGAGACACCCCCGGCACGACCCGGCCGTATCGCGCGGCTGGGCCGCCTGACCATCACGCGCAAATTCGTGGGGCTGAGCGTCACGCTGCTGGCGATCATGCTGGCGGCGGCGGTCTATGCCTTCGTCCAGTCTGCGAAAGTCAATCGCGAGACGGCGCTGCTGGTGGAAGTGCTGGAGCCGCTCAAGCGCGAAGTGGCGACCATCGAGGAATTCGCGGCGGAGGAGGAACTCGCCAGCGAGCGGGCGCTGCGGTACGGCGGACCGCAAGTGCGCGATCCCGCGTTGCACGAAAGCTATCTCGAACGTTTCCGCGCGTTGAACACCCGCGTCGACAGCCAGCTCGCGCAGCTTGATACCCATATCAGCCGGTTCGCAACGATGCCGGTCTCCAACGATGTCGCCGTGTTCCTCGGCCGCCTGCAGCTGGAAACCGAGGCCGTGCGGCGCGAACACGCCGCCTATCGCGCGGCGATGGACGCCTTTCTCGATCCCGAGGCTCCCGCGATGGTGGATGGCGTGCGCCTGCGCCAGACCGCCGCGATGGACGCCGAACGGCGCGTTCTGGCCGCGATGGAGCGCATGTCGCGCGAGGCTTCGGTCCTCAGCGCGAAAGACGAACGCCAGCTCGAAGCGCTGGAACGGCGCGGCTTTTTGGTCACGGTCGAGAATCTGGTCCTTGCCGTCTTCGCCTTTCTGGCGGGCGCAGTCATTTCGGTGCTGCTGACCCGCCGGATGCTGACGCCGGTGCGCAGCCTGATCGCCGGCGCGGAGGAAGTGGGGCGCGGCAACCTGGAAGTGTCGCTGCCGGCCACCACGCACGACGAGCTGGGCCAGCTGACCACCGCCTTCTCCGCAATGGTCGAGGAACTGCGGCAGAAGGTGGCGCTCAAGAACACCTTCTCCAGCTACATGGACCCGCGTGTGGTCGATCGCCTGCTGGGCGCCAACCGCGCCGAGCTGGAAGCGGGCGAAAAGCGCGAGATGACCGTGTACTTCTCCGACGTGCAGGGCTTCAGCGCGATTTCGGAAACGCTGACCCCCACCGCGCTGGTGCGGCTGGTCAACCGTTACCTGACGCTGGCCGCCGAGCCGATCCACCGCCACCACGGCGTAATCGACAAATACATCGGCGATGCGGTCATGGCCTATTGGGGACCGCCGTTCGCGCTGGAGGAACCCGCGCTGTCCGCCGTCACCGCCGCGCTGGAACAGCGCGAGCAGATCGCGCGGCTCCAGCGCGAGCTGCCCGAACTGCTCGGCCTGCGCCGGGGCGCGCCCAGCGTGTCGGCGCGGATCGGCCTCGCCACGGGCGACGTGGTGGTCGGCTCGATCGGCTCGGCCGCCTCGCGCAATTTCACGATCATGGGCGATGCGGTCAACGTCGCCTCGCGCCTCGAAAGCGCCAACAAGACCTATGGCACGCTGATCCTGGCCGACGAGGCGACCATGCTCAAGGTGCGCCACCGCATCGAGGCGCGCGAGATCGACCTGCTGGCCGCACCGGGCAAGAGCGAGGCGGTGCGCATCTACGAGCTGCTCGGCGAGATCGGCGAGGTCGGGCCGGACCTGCTCGCCGCGCGCGATGCCCATGCCCACGCGCTCGCGCTCTACCGCGCACGGGAATGGGACAAGGCCGAAGCCGCCTTCGCCGAAACGCTGCGTATCCTGCCGGAAGACGGCCCGGCGCGGGTGTTCCTCACCCGCATCGCCGCCTTCCGCTCCGCCCCGCCTCCGGCGGACTGGGCCGGCATCTGGCTAAGCCCGGAAAAGTAG
- a CDS encoding helix-turn-helix transcriptional regulator: MPEPDAMRAAEGQTAEGQAIAARLREELARRRISRQALADMARISLSTLEKALSGSRQFTLATVIRLEEALGTRLRDGAATPEAPPAPDTAPEHMGAYSRAAVHWIEADYLTLRASFGEPGAIYAYVTRIFWDDAAGHLRFTEAERIDGAFAQKGHVSMPNLSGHTYLATCEAGQHRLITLGRPTRDGCMFGLLATLHAGTGSQLIPIASPVALVPRGQMKESGTGLLRPDDPAFAAFRSVLDRAINDDFCRFRQ; encoded by the coding sequence GTGCCCGAACCCGATGCAATGCGTGCCGCAGAAGGACAGACCGCCGAAGGACAGGCGATCGCTGCGCGGCTGCGCGAGGAACTGGCCCGGCGGCGCATCTCGCGCCAGGCGCTGGCGGACATGGCGCGGATCAGCCTGTCCACGCTGGAAAAGGCGCTGTCCGGAAGCCGCCAGTTCACACTGGCCACGGTGATCCGGCTGGAAGAAGCGCTGGGCACGCGCCTGCGCGATGGCGCGGCCACGCCCGAAGCTCCACCCGCCCCGGATACCGCGCCCGAGCACATGGGCGCCTACAGCCGCGCCGCCGTGCACTGGATCGAGGCGGACTACCTCACGCTGCGCGCCAGCTTCGGCGAGCCGGGCGCGATCTATGCCTATGTCACGCGCATCTTCTGGGACGATGCGGCCGGCCACCTGCGCTTTACCGAGGCCGAGCGGATCGACGGCGCCTTCGCGCAGAAGGGCCATGTCTCGATGCCCAACCTCTCCGGCCACACCTATCTCGCCACCTGCGAGGCGGGGCAGCACCGGCTGATCACGCTGGGCCGGCCGACGCGTGATGGCTGCATGTTCGGCCTGCTGGCCACGCTGCACGCGGGCACCGGCTCGCAGCTCATTCCCATCGCCAGCCCGGTGGCCCTCGTGCCGCGTGGGCAAATGAAAGAGTCCGGAACGGGTCTTCTTCGCCCCGATGACCCGGCCTTCGCCGCGTTTCGCAGCGTGCTCGATCGCGCGATAAACGACGATTTCTGCCGCTTTCGGCAGTAG
- a CDS encoding marine proteobacterial sortase target protein: MMEPVMVLSRISLFSGRSRCRIALALALLLAVVGGALLAGRLQAEDAPADGDAIGSGTLLLSGKGVAESLPAVRLGTDMDVTVSGPIARVRVTQAFRNTSDRWMEATYLYPLPEDGAVDSLKMVVGDRVIVGHIKRRAEAREIYEKARERGQKAGLVEAERPNMFRNSVANVGPGETVLIQIEYQAPVRQVSGEFALRLPLVVGPRYVPAQATAENPARTEAAVAKDIDEVTAPLAAPALGKGLNPVSITVHLAPGFVPANLISPYHRIAVSDDGAQARTIRLADGEVPADRDFELRWRSASADPTLSLFRQSLDGKDYVMASIVPPAHLPQGKAPPREMVFVIDNSGSMGGQSMDAAKESLLHALDTLRPEDRFNVIRFDDTMTQLFDQSVPATSEQVATARRFTEGLEANGGTEMLPALKAALVDATPGEAPNNEQGVRQVVFLTDGDLSNEKDMMAEIAAHGGRSRVFMVGIGSAPNTFLMRRMAEAGRGTYTNIGDGSEVNAKMTALLDRLKAPVARDLTVTVDGAPLDFTPRRLPDLYVGEPLVLLGRGQALSGRLTVSGMIGDKPWSQTVDLSAAVDSPAVARLWANRRVAEIEAARAAGEMEDDQADGQIADLGLAYSLVTSQTSLVAVDETPTRPAGARLTREELPLLLPAGWDFDTLFNGAAAHATTPAAGAEAGEADAVTLPRTATGYMALVEKGGLALLMGVALLLAGTRRKVRA; this comes from the coding sequence ATGATGGAGCCTGTCATGGTCCTCTCGCGCATATCTCTCTTCTCGGGCCGATCCCGCTGCCGGATCGCGCTGGCGCTGGCGCTTCTGCTGGCGGTCGTTGGCGGCGCTCTCCTCGCCGGCCGGCTCCAGGCCGAAGACGCCCCGGCCGATGGCGACGCGATCGGCAGCGGCACGCTGCTGCTGTCCGGCAAGGGCGTGGCGGAAAGCCTGCCCGCCGTGCGGCTGGGCACCGACATGGACGTGACGGTCAGCGGCCCCATTGCCCGCGTCCGCGTGACGCAGGCGTTCCGCAACACCAGCGACCGCTGGATGGAAGCGACCTACCTCTATCCCTTGCCGGAGGACGGCGCGGTCGACAGTCTGAAGATGGTGGTGGGCGACCGGGTTATCGTCGGCCACATCAAGCGCCGCGCCGAAGCCCGCGAAATCTATGAAAAGGCGCGCGAACGCGGGCAGAAGGCGGGGCTGGTCGAAGCCGAACGGCCCAACATGTTCCGCAACAGCGTGGCCAATGTCGGCCCCGGCGAAACCGTGCTGATCCAGATCGAATACCAGGCCCCGGTCCGCCAGGTTTCGGGCGAGTTCGCGCTGCGCCTGCCGCTGGTGGTGGGGCCGCGCTACGTTCCGGCGCAGGCCACCGCCGAGAACCCCGCCCGCACCGAAGCGGCCGTGGCGAAGGACATCGACGAGGTTACCGCGCCGCTGGCCGCACCGGCGCTGGGCAAGGGGCTCAACCCCGTCTCGATCACGGTCCATCTCGCCCCCGGCTTCGTGCCCGCCAATCTCATCAGCCCCTATCACCGGATCGCGGTGAGCGACGATGGCGCGCAGGCGCGCACGATCCGGCTGGCCGATGGCGAGGTTCCTGCCGACCGCGATTTCGAGCTGCGCTGGCGGTCGGCCAGCGCCGATCCCACGCTCAGCCTGTTCCGCCAGTCGCTTGATGGAAAGGACTACGTGATGGCCTCGATCGTGCCGCCGGCCCACCTGCCGCAGGGCAAGGCTCCGCCGCGCGAGATGGTCTTCGTGATCGACAACAGCGGCTCGATGGGCGGGCAATCGATGGACGCGGCCAAGGAAAGCCTGCTCCACGCGCTCGATACGCTGCGCCCGGAGGATCGCTTCAACGTGATCCGCTTCGACGACACGATGACCCAGCTGTTCGACCAGAGCGTGCCGGCCACGTCCGAACAGGTCGCCACCGCGCGCCGCTTCACCGAAGGGCTGGAAGCCAATGGCGGCACCGAGATGTTGCCCGCGCTGAAGGCCGCGCTGGTCGATGCGACGCCCGGTGAAGCGCCCAATAACGAGCAGGGCGTTCGTCAAGTTGTCTTCCTCACCGATGGCGACTTGTCCAACGAGAAGGACATGATGGCGGAAATCGCCGCGCACGGTGGCCGCAGCCGGGTGTTCATGGTCGGCATCGGCTCCGCGCCTAACACGTTCCTGATGCGCCGCATGGCCGAAGCCGGGCGCGGCACCTACACCAACATCGGCGATGGCAGCGAAGTGAACGCGAAGATGACCGCGCTGCTCGACCGGCTCAAGGCCCCGGTGGCGCGCGATCTCACGGTCACGGTCGATGGCGCGCCGCTCGATTTCACGCCGCGCCGCCTGCCCGATCTCTATGTCGGCGAACCGCTGGTGCTGCTGGGGCGGGGGCAGGCCCTGTCCGGCCGCCTGACGGTCAGCGGCATGATCGGCGACAAGCCGTGGTCGCAGACGGTGGACCTGTCCGCTGCCGTCGACAGCCCTGCCGTGGCGCGGCTCTGGGCCAACCGCCGCGTGGCGGAGATCGAGGCCGCCCGCGCCGCCGGGGAGATGGAGGACGATCAGGCGGATGGCCAGATCGCCGACCTCGGCCTCGCCTACAGTCTCGTCACCTCGCAGACGAGCCTGGTCGCGGTCGATGAAACGCCCACCCGTCCGGCAGGCGCGCGGCTGACGCGCGAGGAACTGCCACTGCTGCTGCCGGCCGGCTGGGATTTCGACACGCTGTTCAACGGCGCTGCCGCCCATGCCACGACTCCCGCAGCGGGTGCCGAAGCCGGCGAAGCCGACGCGGTAACCCTGCCCCGTACCGCCACCGGCTATATGGCGCTGGTGGAAAAGGGCGGGCTGGCGCTGCTGATGGGCGTGGCGCTGCTGCTGGCCGGCACACGCCGGAAGGTCCGGGCATGA
- a CDS encoding class GN sortase, with translation MTALVLTTKGTRATARVLLRGAGALLCAFGLAVMAQGLAVPVKARVAQVLLDRAFARSLAEGHPVKPWPWADTVPVARLTLPRLGASDVVLSGGSGQALAFGPTVVPNRRAGGGGAGADVTIMAAHRDTHFAFLRNTRVGDAIDVRAIGGAHRRYRVTGFQVVRWDGFAAPRDPARPLLALVTCYPFGATEHGPLRFVVWAEAE, from the coding sequence ATGACCGCTCTCGTGCTCACGACGAAAGGGACGCGCGCCACGGCGCGCGTCCTGCTGCGCGGTGCCGGGGCGCTGCTGTGCGCGTTCGGTCTCGCGGTGATGGCGCAGGGGTTGGCCGTGCCGGTCAAGGCGCGCGTGGCGCAAGTCTTGCTCGACCGGGCGTTCGCGCGGAGCCTCGCCGAAGGGCATCCGGTGAAGCCGTGGCCCTGGGCGGACACGGTGCCGGTGGCTCGGCTCACGCTGCCCCGGCTGGGCGCGAGCGATGTCGTGCTCTCGGGCGGATCGGGGCAGGCGCTGGCGTTCGGGCCGACCGTGGTGCCGAACCGGCGCGCCGGCGGCGGCGGAGCGGGGGCCGATGTGACCATCATGGCCGCGCACCGCGATACCCATTTCGCCTTTCTGCGCAACACGCGCGTGGGCGACGCCATCGACGTGCGGGCGATCGGCGGCGCGCACCGGCGCTATCGCGTCACCGGCTTCCAGGTGGTGCGCTGGGACGGTTTCGCCGCGCCCCGCGATCCCGCGCGGCCGCTGCTGGCGCTGGTGACGTGCTATCCCTTCGGCGCGACCGAGCACGGGCCGCTGCGCTTCGTGGTCTGGGCGGAGGCGGAATGA
- a CDS encoding cytochrome c family protein, giving the protein MRMVVKSACAAGLALALSACGSAKQEETPASGNAPADTSAPAATPSTAADGAPLAFGICKSCHSVDKGKNMIGPSLAGIVGTKAGDVAGFSFSPALKGSGLTWDDATLDKWLENPMKLVPGTRMTYSGQTDPAKRKAIIEYLKTLK; this is encoded by the coding sequence ATGAGAATGGTGGTGAAAAGCGCATGCGCGGCCGGACTGGCGCTGGCGCTTTCGGCCTGTGGCAGCGCGAAGCAGGAGGAGACGCCGGCGAGCGGCAACGCCCCGGCGGACACGTCCGCCCCGGCCGCGACACCAAGCACGGCCGCCGATGGCGCGCCGCTCGCTTTCGGCATCTGCAAGTCCTGCCATTCGGTCGACAAGGGCAAGAACATGATCGGGCCGAGCCTGGCCGGGATCGTGGGCACCAAGGCCGGCGATGTCGCGGGCTTCAGCTTCAGCCCGGCGCTCAAGGGATCGGGACTGACCTGGGATGACGCCACGCTCGACAAGTGGCTGGAAAACCCGATGAAGCTCGTGCCCGGCACGCGGATGACCTATTCCGGCCAGACCGATCCGGCCAAGCGCAAGGCCATCATCGAGTATCTCAAGACGCTGAAATAG